The window AGCAGGGCGTCCTCGAGGAGGTCCGCACCCGCCGCGAGATTCAACTGGAGGCCCGCGGGCGCTCTATCGCCGGCGACGCGATGTCGGAGCAGTAGGGCGGTTCCGAGTGCAACGAGGAACCGCCGAACTCGCGAGCGGGAGAGCGCCATCTGAGTGCTACCATCCCTCATGCCGTCGCAATCGGTTTGTCGCGCCCTGGCGACGCCACCACATGGCTCGCGACGGCTACCGGGGTACCGCAGCGCGCTTCTACGACGTCCACGCCCGCACGTTCGACCGCGGGGACGCGGCCTTCTATCGACGATTGGCATCCGACGTAGACGGTCCCGTCCTCGAACTCGCCTGTGGGACCGGTCGGGTGTACCTCGACCTGCTCCGGGCCGGAGTCGACGTCGACGGACTCGACAGGTCTGCGGACGCCCTCGCCGTCCTCCGCGAGAGAGCGGACGCCGACGGCCGCTCGCCGACCGTCTGGCAGTCGGACATGACCGATTTCGTTGTCGACCGCGAATACGCACTGGTCTACTGTCCGTTCAACGCCGTCCAGCACGCGCTCACCGTCGAGGACCAGCTCGCCCTCTTCCGGTGCGTCGCCGACGTGCTGGCCCCCGGCGGCCGGTTCGTCTTCGACGTGTTCGTCCCCTCCTTCGAGATCATCTGCGAGGGGTACGGCGACTGGGAGACCGAGACGGTCCAGTTCGACGGCGAGTCGCACGAGTTCCGCACGCGGACCCGTATCGTCGACGAGGTCGAACAGCGGTTCGAGGTGACGAACGAACTCCGCGACGGCGACGGTGCCCTCGTCTTCGAGGAGTCGCTCCCGCTGGCGCTGCTCCCGAAGCCCCACGTCGAACTGCTCGCCCACCTGTCCCCGTTCGAGGACTGGCGCGTGGACGGCGGCTTCGACGGCAAACCGATCGCCGACGGTGACGAGATCCAGGTGTGGACGTTAGAGAAGGGGAAGCAGTAGGAGGCACGAGCATCCGCGCGAGCGCCGGAAGAGCAAGCTCTTCCGAGCTCCCGTTCGCTTCGCTCACGGGAACGAAGCGAGCGCGGTTCACCGGAAGCGCCTCCGGCGCTTCCGGGAGTTTTTCACCACCGGAAGACTCGCTTCGCTCGTCTTCCGAGCCCTGCTTCGCTCCGTTCAGCAGGACCACGTTTTTGCAAGCGGGGGTCGCCTCCGGCGACCCCCCGCAGTAAAAAGGTGGTAGCTTACTGATTGACGTCTTCCAGGTGCTTGCTGGCGACGACCTCGCCCTTGGGGGTGAGCGCGGGGCCGTCGGGGGAGTCCTGGACGAGGCCGTCCTCCTGGAGGTCGCGCAGGAGCATCGTGACCTCGGAGCCGTCCTTGCCGACGACGCTGGCCAGCGGCATGCCCTCCGTGTCCCCGGTGGAGTACATCGCGACCAGCAGCTCCGTCTTGTCGTCGGTGAGTTCGACGTCCTCGAGCTCCTGAACCAGGTCGGTGTACTCAAGGCGGAGGTAGCGCCCGAGGATCGACAGCTTCCGCGAGGAGGGCACGGCGGCGACGGTGGTGACGGCCCGGCCGTCCTTCATGTGTCGGAAGGTCAGCACGGGACGGTCCTCGCCGGCGATCTCGCGCTGTCCCCGCTCGAAGTCGGTCACCGTCTCGAGGGAGACGGCGAAGGTGCCGTCGGGCCGGCGGAACTCGACGGTGCCGGCCTCGACGAACAACTTCGCGCTTTTGAACCCCTCGTCGGTGACGCGACCGCCCACCCGCGCCTGCTCCGTGACGGACGTCTCGGTGCCGTTGATGATGGCCTTGAACAGCACCGTCGAGAACTTCTCGATCTTGTCGTCGTCGGCCTCGACGACGGCGACCGAGCGCTGGCCGCCCCGCTCGAAGGCGACGGTGACGGTCGACTGGAAGAAGTCGCCCAGGTCCGGCGGAACGTGGCCGACTGCGACGTCGAAGACGGCGGAGAGCGGAATCGTCAGTTTGTCGTCCTCGTTGGCGGCCAGGACCATGCGCTTCTGGCTGAGGAGGACCCGCCCCTGCACCGGCTCGGTCCGGGTCATCACCTCGGCGTTGAACTGCCCCACGAAATCGGCGATGACGGACTCCGACATGTGACTCGCCGGGGGCTACCACGGCGGCGATATTGAGGGTTTCGCGCCAGTATCAATCGAGAGAACGCGTCGGGGCGCGAGCGCCCGCTCGCTACCCGTCGAGGTCGCTCGCGATGTCCGCCAGCGACGAGTCGGGGGCGTCCGTCGCGCTGTAGACGACGCGCGTGCCCGGCTCGCGCAGGCCGTACTTGTAGCCGGCCGTGACCACGTCGAGGTGGGCCGAGCCGCCGAGCGCGACCTCGCTTCCGTCGACCCACTCGGCGAGGCGGTTCTCGCCGTCGCCCTCGCGGGCCAGGCGCGCGTTGTCGGCGACGTGGCTCACCACGAGGCTCCCGTCGAGCGCGGCGTCGACGCGGGCGTGGTACTCCTCGCCGTCGAGCACCAGCCGGACCACGTCGCCCTCGTCGACGTCGAGGTCGTCGGGAAGTTCGACCCTGGGGCGGTCCGTCCGGCCGACGCTGGCGACCGTCACGCGGTGGGTCTCGACCGCCTCGTGGTCGCTCGGCAGCCGATCGGCCACGTTACTCGTCGTCGCCGTCGCCCAGGAGGTCGTCGACGTCGTCGCTGCCGCGCTCGGCGATCTTCGCGTTGACCTGCGCCGTCGCGTCGGAGACCTCGCGGCCGCGGACGGTGATGCGCTTGCGCTCGCCGTCGCGGGTCGGGTTGAAGCCGACGCCGCCGTCGGTGAGAATCGACTTGAGGTCGTCCCCGCGGACGTCCGGTCGCATCGGTCGGCCGGCGTCGTCGGAGCCGCCGGTCAGCTCGAGCGTGTAGCCGTCGAGGCCGACGGCGCCGCCGTCGACCTCCTCGCCGATCTCGCGACCGATGAAGCGGTTTGCGTCCTGTCCGTCCACGTCGATCTGGTACGTGGTGCCGTCCTCCGGGTCGGAGA of the Halomicrobium salinisoli genome contains:
- a CDS encoding class I SAM-dependent methyltransferase is translated as MARDGYRGTAARFYDVHARTFDRGDAAFYRRLASDVDGPVLELACGTGRVYLDLLRAGVDVDGLDRSADALAVLRERADADGRSPTVWQSDMTDFVVDREYALVYCPFNAVQHALTVEDQLALFRCVADVLAPGGRFVFDVFVPSFEIICEGYGDWETETVQFDGESHEFRTRTRIVDEVEQRFEVTNELRDGDGALVFEESLPLALLPKPHVELLAHLSPFEDWRVDGGFDGKPIADGDEIQVWTLEKGKQ
- a CDS encoding CheF family chemotaxis protein; amino-acid sequence: MSESVIADFVGQFNAEVMTRTEPVQGRVLLSQKRMVLAANEDDKLTIPLSAVFDVAVGHVPPDLGDFFQSTVTVAFERGGQRSVAVVEADDDKIEKFSTVLFKAIINGTETSVTEQARVGGRVTDEGFKSAKLFVEAGTVEFRRPDGTFAVSLETVTDFERGQREIAGEDRPVLTFRHMKDGRAVTTVAAVPSSRKLSILGRYLRLEYTDLVQELEDVELTDDKTELLVAMYSTGDTEGMPLASVVGKDGSEVTMLLRDLQEDGLVQDSPDGPALTPKGEVVASKHLEDVNQ
- a CDS encoding DUF7112 family protein, yielding MADRLPSDHEAVETHRVTVASVGRTDRPRVELPDDLDVDEGDVVRLVLDGEEYHARVDAALDGSLVVSHVADNARLAREGDGENRLAEWVDGSEVALGGSAHLDVVTAGYKYGLREPGTRVVYSATDAPDSSLADIASDLDG
- a CDS encoding 30S ribosomal protein S6e, producing the protein MAEFTVAVSDPEDGTTYQIDVDGQDANRFIGREIGEEVDGGAVGLDGYTLELTGGSDDAGRPMRPDVRGDDLKSILTDGGVGFNPTRDGERKRITVRGREVSDATAQVNAKIAERGSDDVDDLLGDGDDE